A window from Micromonospora profundi encodes these proteins:
- the wecB gene encoding non-hydrolyzing UDP-N-acetylglucosamine 2-epimerase: protein MTVVGTRPEIIRLSRVIERLDQTVDHVLVHTGQNWDPALSDVFFDEMKVRQPDRFLQVDTHSLGHVLGAVLVGTEQAITELRPDALLVLGDTNSAIAALMARRMRVPVYHMEAGNRCFDLNVPEETNRKLVDHVADFNLVYSEHARRNLLAEGLHPRRIMHTGSPMREVLDHYRSEIELSTVLRQLEIEPGQYFVVSAHREENVDHPDRLRRLLDCLRAVRDRWGLPLLVSTHPRTRKRLEALAMDDAVLEGIAFHEPFGFFDYVTLQRHARCTLSDSGTVSEEATILGFPAVTLRESIERPEALDVGGIVMTGLDPQSVVESVGVVVDQTAAGGVPCPSDYLVADTSRRVVDFILSTVRRHHDWAGIRR, encoded by the coding sequence ATGACGGTCGTGGGAACGCGGCCCGAGATCATCAGGTTGTCGCGGGTCATCGAGCGGCTCGACCAGACAGTGGATCACGTGCTCGTGCACACCGGGCAGAACTGGGATCCGGCGTTGTCCGACGTGTTCTTCGACGAGATGAAGGTCCGTCAACCCGACCGTTTCCTTCAGGTCGACACCCATTCGCTGGGCCACGTCCTGGGCGCTGTCCTCGTCGGCACCGAACAGGCGATAACCGAGCTGCGGCCGGACGCCCTGCTGGTGCTGGGCGACACCAACAGCGCCATCGCCGCCCTGATGGCCCGTCGGATGCGGGTGCCGGTCTACCACATGGAGGCGGGCAACCGTTGCTTCGACCTCAACGTGCCCGAGGAGACCAACCGCAAGCTCGTTGACCACGTTGCCGACTTCAACCTCGTCTACTCGGAGCACGCGCGGCGCAATCTGCTCGCCGAGGGCCTGCACCCGCGTCGCATCATGCACACCGGTTCGCCGATGCGCGAGGTGTTGGACCACTACCGGTCCGAGATCGAACTGTCGACGGTGCTGCGGCAGCTCGAGATCGAACCGGGCCAGTACTTCGTGGTGAGCGCCCATCGCGAGGAGAACGTGGACCACCCTGATCGGCTGCGGCGACTGCTGGACTGCCTACGCGCCGTACGGGACCGGTGGGGTCTGCCGCTGCTGGTGTCCACCCACCCCCGGACCCGCAAGCGGCTGGAGGCCCTCGCGATGGACGACGCGGTGCTGGAGGGGATCGCGTTCCACGAGCCGTTCGGCTTCTTCGACTACGTGACATTGCAACGGCACGCCCGCTGTACGTTGTCCGACAGCGGCACCGTGAGCGAGGAAGCGACGATCCTCGGATTCCCTGCGGTGACGCTGCGCGAATCGATCGAGCGCCCGGAGGCCCTGGACGTCGGCGGCATCGTGATGACCGGGCTCGACCCGCAGTCCGTCGTGGAATCGGTAGGCGTCGTGGTCGACCAGACCGCCGCCGGTGGGGTTCCCTGCCCGAGCGACTACCTAGTGGCCGACACGTCGCGGCGGGTCGTCGACTTCATCCTGTCGACGGTGCGCCGGCACCACGACTGGGCGGGCATCCGGCGCTGA
- a CDS encoding NeuD/PglB/VioB family sugar acetyltransferase, translating to MTTNVVIVGTGGMGREIFGIVRAINANVSDAPVWRVLGFVDDYPTESGLKLVQRLDVPFLGPSRWLAGQSPTTHVALGVGDPRWRRETDLAIQPYGLPAATLVHPAAEIGPDCVFEEGLIALGGARVTTNVIVGRHVHLNQNCTVGHDCVLGDHVSVNPLAAVSGYCRIESGVMIGTTAAVLQGRTVGRDATVGAGAVVTRDVAGATTVKGVPAR from the coding sequence ATGACGACCAATGTGGTGATCGTCGGGACCGGCGGCATGGGTCGGGAGATCTTCGGCATCGTCCGGGCCATCAACGCCAACGTCTCGGACGCCCCGGTGTGGCGGGTCCTCGGCTTCGTCGACGACTATCCGACCGAGTCAGGTCTCAAGCTGGTCCAGCGGCTCGACGTACCCTTCCTCGGTCCGTCGCGGTGGCTGGCCGGGCAGTCGCCCACCACCCACGTCGCCCTGGGTGTCGGCGATCCGCGCTGGCGACGGGAGACGGATCTCGCGATTCAGCCGTACGGGCTGCCCGCCGCCACGCTCGTGCACCCCGCTGCCGAGATCGGTCCGGACTGTGTCTTCGAGGAAGGGCTGATCGCCCTCGGCGGGGCACGGGTGACGACGAACGTGATCGTCGGCCGGCACGTACACCTCAACCAGAACTGCACCGTCGGGCACGACTGCGTGCTGGGCGACCACGTCTCGGTCAACCCGCTGGCCGCGGTGTCCGGCTACTGCCGGATCGAGTCCGGCGTGATGATCGGTACGACCGCTGCGGTGCTCCAGGGACGCACTGTGGGCCGGGACGCGACAGTTGGTGCGGGCGCGGTCGTGACCCGCGACGTCGCGGGCGCGACCACGGTAAAGGGTGTGCCGGCCCGGTAG
- a CDS encoding Tex family protein, with amino-acid sequence MTQSVHQRIADELGVAERQVRAAVELLDGGATVPFIARYRKEATGLLDDSQLRTLEERLRYLRELDERRAAVLESIRGQGKLDEALEAQIMAADSKSRLEDIYLPYKPKRRTRAQIAREAGLAPLAESLLADPSQDPKATAAGYVDAEKGVADAPAALEGARAILIETFAEDADLIGTLREQMWSRGRLVSRVRDGQETTGAKFADYFDFAEPYPKLPSHRILAMFRGEKEGVLDLTMEPEEAGEADAVPTGPSRYEAAIAGRFGVSDAGRPADRWLIDTVRWAWRTRILIHLGADLRMRLWQAAEEEAVRVFAMNLRDLLLAAPAGSRPTMGLDPGLRTGVKVAVVDATGKVLATDTIYPHEPRRQWDASIETLARLAGAHGVELVSIGNGTASRETDKLAADLIKRHPQLNLTKVMVSEAGASVYSASAYASQELPGMDVSLRGAVSIARRLQDPLAELVKIDPRSIGVGQYQHDLSEVKLSRSLDAVVEDCVNAVGVDVNTASAPLLTRVSGIGAGLAENIVLHRDANGPFRSRTDLKKVARLGPKAFEQCAGFLRIPDGDDPLDSSSVHPEAYPVVRRILSSTGQDLRSVIGKSSILRGLRATDFVDDRFGLPTVTDILAELEKPGRDPRPEFRTATFVEGVEKIGDLTPGMVLEGVVTNVAAFGAFVDVGVHQDGLVHVSAMSRTFVKDPREVVKSGDVVRVKVLDVDVPRKRISLTLRLEDEPGADAGRGGRTSQEGRGGPAQRGPGGQSGRDGQSGRDEPTGRGGPGGRSGSDGQGRSGGQGRSGGQGRSGGHGRSGGQGGSGGQGGSGGQGGSGGQGRSGGQGGRGGQQRQSPPPANDAMAEALRRAGLA; translated from the coding sequence GTGACCCAGTCTGTTCATCAGCGGATCGCCGACGAGCTCGGCGTGGCCGAGCGTCAGGTGCGGGCGGCCGTGGAACTGCTCGACGGCGGCGCCACAGTGCCGTTCATCGCCCGCTACCGCAAGGAGGCCACCGGCCTGCTCGACGACAGCCAGCTGCGCACCCTTGAGGAGCGGCTGCGCTACCTGCGGGAGCTGGACGAGCGGCGGGCAGCCGTCCTGGAGTCGATCCGCGGCCAGGGCAAGCTGGACGAGGCCCTCGAAGCGCAGATCATGGCGGCGGATTCGAAGTCCCGGCTGGAGGACATCTACCTGCCGTACAAGCCGAAGCGGCGGACCCGGGCGCAGATCGCCCGCGAGGCCGGGCTGGCCCCGCTGGCCGAGTCGCTGCTCGCCGACCCCAGCCAGGACCCGAAGGCCACCGCCGCCGGGTACGTCGACGCGGAGAAGGGCGTCGCGGACGCCCCCGCCGCGCTGGAGGGCGCGCGGGCGATCCTGATCGAGACGTTCGCCGAGGACGCCGACCTGATCGGCACGCTGCGCGAGCAGATGTGGTCGCGGGGCCGGCTGGTTTCCCGGGTACGCGACGGCCAGGAGACCACCGGCGCTAAGTTCGCCGACTACTTCGACTTCGCCGAGCCGTACCCGAAGCTGCCCTCGCACCGGATCCTGGCCATGTTCCGGGGCGAGAAGGAGGGCGTGCTCGACCTGACCATGGAGCCGGAGGAGGCCGGCGAGGCGGACGCCGTGCCGACCGGCCCGAGCCGGTACGAGGCGGCCATCGCCGGCCGGTTCGGGGTGTCCGACGCCGGCCGCCCCGCTGACCGTTGGCTGATCGACACGGTCCGCTGGGCCTGGCGGACCCGGATCCTCATCCACCTCGGCGCGGACCTGCGGATGCGCCTGTGGCAGGCGGCCGAGGAGGAGGCCGTGCGGGTGTTCGCCATGAACCTGCGCGACCTGCTGCTGGCCGCGCCGGCCGGCAGCCGACCCACGATGGGGTTGGACCCGGGCCTGCGCACCGGGGTCAAGGTGGCCGTGGTGGACGCCACCGGCAAGGTGCTCGCCACCGACACCATCTATCCGCACGAGCCGCGCCGGCAGTGGGACGCGTCGATCGAGACGCTCGCCCGGCTGGCCGGGGCGCACGGGGTGGAGCTGGTGTCGATCGGCAACGGCACCGCCTCGCGGGAGACCGACAAGCTGGCCGCCGACCTGATCAAGCGGCATCCGCAGCTCAACCTGACGAAGGTGATGGTCTCCGAGGCCGGCGCGTCGGTCTACTCCGCGTCCGCGTACGCCTCGCAGGAACTGCCGGGGATGGACGTGTCGCTGCGCGGCGCGGTGTCCATCGCCCGCCGGCTCCAGGACCCGCTCGCCGAACTGGTCAAGATCGATCCACGGTCGATCGGCGTCGGCCAGTACCAGCACGACCTGTCCGAGGTGAAGCTGTCCAGGTCGCTGGACGCGGTCGTCGAGGACTGCGTCAACGCGGTCGGGGTGGACGTCAACACCGCGTCCGCGCCGCTGCTGACCCGGGTCTCCGGGATCGGGGCCGGGCTGGCCGAGAACATCGTGCTGCACCGGGACGCCAACGGGCCGTTCCGGTCGCGTACCGACCTGAAGAAGGTGGCCCGGCTCGGGCCGAAGGCGTTCGAGCAGTGCGCGGGCTTCCTGCGCATCCCCGACGGCGACGACCCGCTGGACTCCTCAAGCGTGCACCCCGAGGCGTACCCGGTGGTGCGCCGGATCCTCTCCAGCACCGGCCAGGATCTGCGCTCGGTGATCGGTAAGAGCAGCATCCTGCGCGGGCTGCGGGCCACCGACTTCGTCGACGACAGGTTCGGCCTGCCCACCGTCACCGACATCCTCGCCGAGCTGGAGAAGCCGGGCCGGGACCCCCGCCCGGAGTTCCGCACGGCCACCTTCGTGGAGGGCGTGGAGAAGATCGGCGACCTGACGCCAGGCATGGTGCTGGAGGGCGTGGTCACCAACGTGGCCGCGTTCGGCGCGTTCGTCGACGTCGGCGTGCACCAGGACGGCCTGGTGCACGTGTCGGCGATGTCCCGCACCTTCGTGAAGGACCCCCGCGAGGTGGTGAAGTCCGGCGACGTGGTCCGGGTCAAGGTGCTCGACGTGGACGTACCCCGTAAGCGGATCTCGCTGACCCTGCGCCTGGAGGACGAGCCGGGCGCCGACGCCGGCCGCGGCGGCCGGACCAGTCAGGAGGGACGCGGCGGCCCGGCGCAACGCGGACCCGGCGGCCAGAGTGGCCGCGACGGCCAGAGTGGCCGTGACGAGCCCACCGGACGTGGCGGACCGGGGGGCCGCAGCGGGTCCGATGGTCAAGGCCGGTCTGGCGGCCAGGGGCGGTCTGGTGGACAGGGCAGGTCCGGTGGACACGGCAGGTCCGGTGGTCAGGGCGGGTCCGGTGGTCAGGGCGGGTCTGGCGGACAGGGCGGGTCTGGCGGACAGGGCAGGTCCGGTGGACAGGGCGGGCGCGGCGGGCAACAGCGGCAGAGCCCGCCACCGGCCAACGACGCGATGGCCGAGGCCCTACGCCGGGCCGGCCTGGCCTGA
- a CDS encoding polysaccharide biosynthesis protein yields the protein MDRRVLITGGTGSFGQTMVSRLLDAGAAEVRILSRDEAKQEAMRIRLLDDRVRFYVGDVRDVDSVNKATRGVEYVFHAAALKQVPSCEFFPLEAVRTNVLGSANVVDACERNGVDALVMLSTDKAVYPVNAMGMTKALMEKVAQAHVRNNPRANTRVCSVRYGNVMCSRGSVIPLFIHQIKNSLPLTVTEPTMTRFLMSLMDSVDLVEHAFQHGQPGDVFIRKADGCTIGDLATALCNLFEVPAKFDVLGLRHGEKMSETLASQEELARAEDFGEFLRVPVDSRDLNYSLYFEEGDTTSDHRVDYTSDNTTQLSVPEIMALLLTLPEVQQHLDPLRSLSPAGRG from the coding sequence ATGGACCGACGCGTTTTGATCACCGGTGGGACCGGGTCGTTCGGTCAGACGATGGTTTCCCGGCTACTCGACGCCGGTGCTGCCGAGGTGCGCATTCTGAGCCGGGACGAGGCCAAGCAGGAGGCCATGCGGATCCGTCTGCTCGACGACCGCGTGCGGTTCTACGTGGGCGACGTCCGCGACGTCGACAGCGTCAACAAGGCGACACGGGGCGTCGAGTACGTCTTCCACGCCGCGGCGCTCAAGCAGGTTCCCTCCTGCGAGTTCTTCCCGCTGGAGGCGGTACGCACAAACGTCCTCGGCAGCGCCAACGTGGTCGACGCCTGCGAACGCAACGGGGTCGATGCCCTGGTCATGCTCAGCACCGACAAGGCGGTCTACCCGGTCAACGCGATGGGCATGACCAAGGCGCTGATGGAGAAGGTCGCGCAGGCGCACGTCCGCAACAACCCCCGGGCCAACACCAGGGTCTGCTCGGTCCGCTACGGCAACGTCATGTGCTCACGGGGCTCGGTCATCCCGCTGTTCATCCACCAGATCAAGAACAGCCTGCCGCTGACCGTCACAGAACCGACGATGACGCGGTTCCTGATGTCCCTGATGGATTCCGTGGACCTCGTCGAGCACGCCTTCCAGCACGGCCAGCCCGGTGACGTGTTCATCCGAAAGGCCGACGGCTGCACCATCGGCGATCTGGCGACGGCGCTGTGCAACCTGTTCGAGGTGCCGGCCAAGTTCGACGTACTGGGGCTGCGACACGGCGAGAAGATGTCCGAGACCCTGGCGAGCCAAGAGGAACTGGCCCGCGCTGAGGACTTCGGTGAGTTCCTGCGCGTACCGGTCGACAGCCGCGATCTGAACTACTCCCTCTACTTCGAAGAGGGCGACACCACCAGCGACCACCGTGTCGACTACACCTCGGACAACACCACACAGCTGTCGGTGCCGGAGATCATGGCGCTGCTGCTCACCCTGCCCGAGGTGCAGCAACACCTCGACCCCCTACGGTCCCTGTCGCCGGCAGGCCGCGGATGA
- a CDS encoding polysaccharide biosynthesis protein, with translation MPQDTEHTERASQRARRARARRRALGFLAADTTGWVGGFIVAAWSRFEFQLDTSQLARAAGVGALAAFLHLAVAAVRRIYSGRHPLGSLQEVQGVASTTILTAAVILLGLLSSDGRPVPASTPLVGGALALLFMLGARFTYRHRRDLSMRPDVRSSTPVLLFGMGDAGQGLLRAMLSDPRGRYLPVGALDDDPDKRDLRIRGVRVLGGRDDIAAALRHTGAGTVIFAVANADAALIRQIREATLQAGAVFKVLPPVRELVDHRITVTDVREVQISDLLGRRQVVGDLPMSESSLTGRRILVTGAGGSIGSELCRQVMKADPGELMMLDRDESALHSLQMSLSGRALLDSPELILADLRDDEGVRRIIRERRPDIIFHAAALKHLPLLEQYPGEAVKTNVWGTLSVLDACQDVAKFVNISTDKAANPISVLGYSKRITERLTAHAASRFPGTFLSVRFGNVLSSRGSVVTAFQRQIEDGKPLTVTHPDVTRYLMTIQEAVHLVLQAAEIGRDGEALVLDMGEPVRIADLARQMAEHASSSVPIVYTGLRPGEKLHEDLLGAGEIDTRPFHPLVSHVAVPALDPMEAGSIDPFDDPAKVVEQLALLCAQPAIPIIHDSAQVPLAR, from the coding sequence ATGCCGCAGGACACGGAGCACACGGAACGGGCGAGCCAGCGGGCGCGGCGGGCAAGGGCACGCCGCCGCGCGCTCGGGTTCCTCGCCGCCGACACCACCGGCTGGGTCGGCGGTTTCATCGTGGCCGCCTGGTCCCGGTTCGAGTTCCAACTCGATACGAGCCAACTGGCTCGTGCGGCGGGGGTCGGCGCCCTCGCGGCGTTCCTGCACCTCGCGGTGGCGGCCGTACGCCGGATCTACTCCGGACGGCACCCGCTGGGCAGCCTTCAGGAGGTCCAGGGTGTCGCCAGCACCACCATCCTGACGGCGGCCGTCATACTGCTCGGCCTGTTGTCGTCCGACGGGCGACCGGTACCGGCGAGCACCCCGCTCGTCGGCGGCGCGCTCGCCCTGCTCTTCATGCTCGGTGCCCGATTCACGTACCGGCACCGGCGTGATCTCTCGATGCGGCCGGACGTCCGGTCGTCGACACCGGTGTTGCTGTTCGGGATGGGCGACGCGGGGCAGGGTCTGCTGCGGGCCATGCTCAGTGACCCGCGCGGCCGGTACCTGCCGGTGGGCGCCCTCGATGACGACCCGGACAAGCGCGACCTGCGTATCCGGGGGGTCCGCGTGCTCGGCGGCCGAGACGACATCGCCGCCGCGCTCCGGCACACCGGGGCGGGCACTGTCATCTTCGCGGTGGCGAACGCCGATGCCGCGTTGATCCGCCAGATCCGCGAAGCCACCCTCCAGGCCGGCGCGGTGTTCAAGGTGCTGCCCCCGGTGCGGGAGCTTGTCGACCACCGGATCACCGTCACCGACGTCCGGGAGGTGCAGATCAGTGACCTGCTGGGCCGCCGCCAGGTGGTCGGTGACCTGCCGATGAGCGAGAGCAGCCTCACCGGCCGGCGGATCCTCGTGACCGGCGCCGGTGGCTCGATCGGCTCCGAACTCTGCCGGCAGGTGATGAAGGCCGACCCGGGCGAGCTGATGATGTTGGACCGGGACGAGTCCGCGCTGCACAGCCTGCAGATGTCGCTGTCCGGGCGGGCGCTGCTCGACAGTCCGGAGCTGATCCTCGCCGATCTGCGCGACGACGAGGGGGTACGACGGATCATCCGGGAACGCCGTCCGGACATCATCTTCCACGCCGCGGCGCTCAAGCACCTGCCTCTGCTGGAGCAGTACCCGGGCGAGGCGGTCAAGACCAACGTCTGGGGCACGCTCTCGGTGCTTGACGCCTGCCAGGACGTGGCGAAGTTCGTCAACATCTCCACCGACAAGGCCGCCAACCCGATCAGCGTCCTCGGCTACTCGAAGCGGATCACCGAGCGGCTGACCGCGCACGCCGCGTCCCGGTTCCCGGGGACCTTCCTCAGCGTCCGGTTCGGCAACGTGTTGAGCAGTCGCGGCTCGGTGGTCACCGCCTTCCAGCGACAGATCGAGGACGGCAAACCCCTGACCGTCACCCACCCCGACGTCACCCGCTATCTCATGACCATCCAGGAGGCCGTCCACCTGGTGCTCCAGGCCGCCGAGATCGGGCGCGACGGGGAGGCGCTGGTGCTGGACATGGGCGAGCCAGTCCGCATCGCCGACCTGGCACGGCAGATGGCCGAACACGCCTCCAGCTCCGTGCCCATCGTCTACACAGGCCTGCGGCCCGGCGAGAAGCTGCACGAGGATCTGCTCGGCGCCGGCGAGATCGACACCAGGCCGTTCCACCCGCTGGTGTCGCACGTGGCCGTTCCGGCGCTCGACCCGATGGAGGCAGGGAGCATCGACCCCTTCGACGACCCGGCAAAGGTGGTCGAACAGCTCGCCCTGCTCTGCGCTCAGCCGGCGATACCGATCATCCACGATTCAGCACAGGTGCCCCTGGCCCGCTGA
- a CDS encoding MraY family glycosyltransferase, whose translation MSVPLAGGILLALIVGSLLQPLILRLLTAASVLDIPSDRSSHDTPIPRGGGVGVAVAAGLALLLNEHARSIAVPLLLFAAIGLLEDIRGVPVPIRLLLQLLVGVATSLALVPGGHPAYLQVALVVALAAWLTAYVNAFNFMDGINGISAVHAILAGLVYAALGVLRDLPLLTASGSLIAAASLTFLPWNAWVARVFLGDVGSYALGGAFGALAAYAIVRGIPPEAAVAPLALYLADTGWTLLRRIRNGEAWYRPHRNHAYQRLTDSGWSHQRVTALTAGIGATVAACLVAASFSGPLLRAALDVTAVAILAGYLAAPAWLAAQRSGPPTDERPIHARTVNSPSR comes from the coding sequence GTGAGCGTTCCGCTTGCCGGCGGAATCCTGCTCGCACTCATCGTCGGCTCCCTGCTGCAACCATTGATCCTGCGGCTGCTGACCGCGGCCTCCGTCCTCGACATACCGTCCGATCGGTCCTCGCACGACACCCCGATCCCGCGCGGCGGCGGCGTGGGCGTCGCCGTGGCGGCCGGGCTCGCCCTCCTTCTGAACGAGCACGCGCGGTCGATCGCCGTGCCGCTGCTGCTGTTCGCGGCCATCGGCCTCCTGGAGGACATCCGGGGCGTCCCGGTCCCTATCCGGCTGCTCCTGCAATTGCTCGTTGGCGTGGCCACGAGCCTGGCGTTGGTGCCAGGCGGCCACCCGGCGTACCTCCAGGTGGCCCTTGTCGTCGCCCTCGCGGCGTGGCTGACCGCCTACGTGAACGCCTTCAACTTCATGGACGGCATCAACGGGATCTCGGCCGTCCACGCGATCCTCGCCGGACTGGTGTACGCCGCCCTCGGCGTGCTGCGGGACCTTCCGCTGCTCACCGCCAGCGGCAGTCTGATCGCCGCCGCGTCCCTGACCTTCCTGCCGTGGAACGCCTGGGTCGCCCGGGTGTTCCTCGGTGACGTCGGGTCGTACGCCCTCGGTGGCGCGTTCGGTGCGCTCGCCGCGTACGCGATCGTGCGCGGCATCCCGCCGGAGGCAGCCGTGGCGCCGCTCGCCCTCTACCTCGCCGACACCGGCTGGACGCTGCTGCGCCGCATCCGTAACGGCGAAGCCTGGTACCGCCCCCATCGCAACCATGCCTACCAACGGTTGACCGACAGCGGGTGGTCACATCAACGGGTCACCGCGCTGACCGCCGGCATCGGCGCAACCGTCGCCGCCTGCCTGGTGGCCGCGTCCTTCAGCGGGCCACTTCTGCGCGCCGCGCTCGATGTCACGGCCGTCGCCATCCTCGCCGGCTATCTCGCCGCCCCCGCGTGGCTCGCAGCCCAGCGGTCAGGGCCCCCAACAGACGAAAGGCCGATCCATGCCAGAACTGTCAACTCCCCGAGTCGGTGA
- a CDS encoding aminoglycoside phosphotransferase family protein translates to MHADQVDVGADVVAALVAEQFPRWRGLPVRPLASTGTVNALFRLGTEIVLRFPLRPFADPGLDAELRREQEHALLLAAHLPVEVPEPLGLGAPGAGYPGPWTAYRWIAGETAAADQVGGSDAFARDLADVVVALRGMDTGGRSWSGTGRGGPLSSQDADVRASLAVSGGLTDTVALTELWTRCRDTPRDDLTDVWIHADLMPGNLLVRNGRLVAVIDLGAVGVGDPAVDLMPAWNLLDAGARETYQRALGVDDATWERGRGWALGQAVNALPYYVDTNPVMADIARRTLRAVLG, encoded by the coding sequence ATGCACGCCGATCAGGTGGACGTGGGTGCGGACGTGGTCGCCGCGCTGGTGGCCGAGCAGTTTCCGCGCTGGCGAGGGCTGCCGGTGCGACCGCTCGCCTCGACCGGCACTGTCAACGCCCTGTTCCGGCTCGGCACGGAGATCGTGCTGCGGTTTCCGCTGCGGCCCTTCGCCGACCCCGGGCTGGACGCCGAGCTGCGGCGGGAGCAGGAACACGCGCTGCTGCTCGCCGCGCACCTGCCGGTCGAGGTGCCGGAGCCGCTCGGCCTCGGAGCGCCGGGCGCTGGCTACCCGGGGCCGTGGACGGCGTACCGCTGGATCGCCGGAGAAACCGCGGCGGCCGACCAGGTCGGCGGCTCCGACGCCTTCGCGCGTGACCTCGCCGACGTCGTGGTCGCCCTACGCGGCATGGACACCGGCGGCCGGTCCTGGTCGGGCACCGGTCGCGGTGGGCCGCTGTCCAGCCAGGACGCCGACGTTCGCGCCTCTCTGGCGGTCAGCGGCGGGCTCACCGACACCGTCGCGCTCACCGAGCTGTGGACCCGCTGCCGGGACACCCCCCGCGACGATCTCACCGACGTGTGGATCCACGCCGACCTGATGCCGGGCAACCTTCTGGTACGCAACGGACGACTGGTCGCGGTCATCGACCTGGGCGCGGTCGGCGTGGGTGACCCTGCGGTCGACCTGATGCCGGCGTGGAACCTGCTCGACGCCGGGGCGCGGGAGACCTACCAGCGGGCGCTCGGCGTGGACGACGCGACGTGGGAACGCGGACGCGGCTGGGCCCTGGGCCAGGCGGTGAACGCCCTGCCCTACTACGTCGACACCAACCCGGTGATGGCCGACATCGCGCGGCGCACCCTGCGGGCAGTGCTCGGCTGA
- a CDS encoding NAD-dependent epimerase/dehydratase family protein, producing the protein MPELSTPRVGDLDGLGPQPVKRIAVLGSSGFVGRAVVTELRSRGIEVQTVPAPRLSWPLAQALRVDSVPSGRDDEAVADLARQLDGAQVVINTAGLPNGSAPDSAELYGGNALLPTLVARASALVGATRMVHVSSAAAQGALALDETARTMPFSPYSRSKAIGERMLRHEDCIDTVIYRSTWVHDVDRPNTRALVRLAQSRLSCVAGAGDAPTPQVLIEDVVASIVHLGLVNGPVPPIVLQPPNGMTTGLLLRLLGGREPRHIPARLARYATSGINAYGKTSLRANAHARRVDMLLFGKPQVPGWLAEQGLAPQLRPEAWERLRTAGSPQTSAAGVDSVARPRAGESQPHDASGAPSGRASRADTPETYLTK; encoded by the coding sequence ATGCCAGAACTGTCAACTCCCCGAGTCGGTGACCTGGACGGCCTCGGGCCCCAGCCGGTCAAGCGGATCGCGGTGCTCGGCAGCAGCGGCTTCGTCGGCCGAGCGGTAGTCACCGAACTCCGTAGCCGGGGCATCGAGGTCCAGACCGTGCCCGCGCCGCGCCTGTCGTGGCCGCTCGCCCAGGCCCTCCGCGTCGATTCGGTGCCCTCGGGTCGCGACGACGAGGCGGTCGCCGACCTCGCCCGACAGCTCGACGGCGCACAGGTCGTGATCAACACGGCCGGGTTGCCGAACGGGTCCGCGCCGGACAGCGCGGAGCTGTACGGGGGCAACGCCCTCCTGCCCACCCTTGTCGCCCGAGCCAGCGCCCTTGTCGGCGCCACGCGCATGGTGCACGTCAGCTCGGCGGCAGCGCAGGGGGCTCTGGCGCTGGACGAGACCGCGCGGACGATGCCCTTCTCCCCGTACTCGCGCTCCAAGGCGATCGGCGAGCGCATGCTGCGCCACGAGGACTGCATCGACACCGTCATCTACCGGTCGACATGGGTCCACGACGTGGACCGGCCGAACACCCGCGCGCTCGTCCGGCTCGCCCAGTCGCGGTTGAGCTGCGTCGCCGGAGCAGGCGACGCGCCGACACCACAGGTCCTCATCGAGGACGTCGTCGCCTCGATCGTCCACCTCGGCCTCGTGAACGGACCGGTGCCGCCCATCGTGCTGCAACCTCCCAACGGGATGACCACAGGGCTCCTGCTCCGGCTGCTCGGTGGCCGCGAGCCACGGCACATCCCCGCGCGGCTGGCGCGGTACGCGACGAGCGGCATCAACGCGTACGGGAAGACGAGCCTGCGGGCCAACGCGCACGCGCGGCGCGTGGACATGCTGCTGTTCGGCAAGCCGCAGGTGCCCGGCTGGCTGGCCGAGCAGGGGCTGGCGCCACAGCTGCGGCCCGAGGCGTGGGAGCGGCTCAGGACGGCCGGCAGCCCGCAGACGTCCGCCGCCGGCGTGGACAGCGTCGCGCGTCCGAGGGCAGGCGAATCGCAGCCGCACGACGCGAGCGGAGCACCGTCCGGTCGAGCCAGCCGAGCCGACACGCCTGAGACGTACCTGACGAAGTAG